In a genomic window of Styela clava chromosome 11, kaStyClav1.hap1.2, whole genome shotgun sequence:
- the LOC120347040 gene encoding methylated-DNA--protein-cysteine methyltransferase-like, with product MKSALCVSFLQTPIGKIKVVQSCLGVKEIILDRDYNVFDGIINFKNDDFDVSVLSYNGPWHESTDGTVDWIKLFFAKGDKRKTMSRLPKIDNEIYSKDNFTGKVLRTLATDVTHGKTVSYAQLAEMCESPKACRAVGQAMRANPIPLIVPCHRVIASNGTAGHYMSGKGDNIKKWLLDFEQKFPA from the coding sequence ATGAAGTCTGCTTTGTGTGTTTCGTTTCTCCAAACTCCCATTGGAAAAATCAAAGTAGTTCAGTCATGTTTAGGTGTGAAGGAAATAATATTGGACAGAGATTATAATGTCTTCGATGGAATAATAAATTTCAAGAATGATGATTTTGATGTATCTGTATTAAGTTATAATGGTCCATGGCATGAGTCGACAGATGGCACAGTGGATtggataaaattattttttgcaaagGGTGACAAACGAAAGACTATGTCAAGGCTTCCCAAGATAGACAATGAGATTTACTCAAAAGATAATTTTACTGGAAAAGTATTGAGAACCTTGGCGACTGATGTTACACATGGTAAAACTGTATCATATGCGCAACTGGCAGAAATGTGTGAAAGTCCAAAGGCATGTCGAGCTGTCGGACAAGCTATGCGGGCAAATCCGATACCCCTAATTGTACCCTGTCATCGTGTGATTGCAAGCAATGGAACTGCAGGACATTACATGAGTGGAAAGGGTGACAATATCAAGAAATGGCTTCTTGATTTTGAACAGAAATTTCCTGCATGA